The following coding sequences lie in one Cloeon dipterum chromosome 1, ieCloDipt1.1, whole genome shotgun sequence genomic window:
- the LOC135934687 gene encoding uncharacterized protein LOC135934687, translated as MSAIVTRSKSKEGPQESGSVQEQQKEEKSGDGNSDDTSVIAAIQETQQGPLSFEEHCDRWLIYFEDANVTDATKQRNQYLNYQDDKMYGVISTLCLPKKQVEPSSLVYQDKFNSRVQKENESASEFLADLQKIASKCKYTNAKEQIRSRLISGMRSEKLKEILLAEKEEKLTLEYVTQKLLAHERAEAATKALSMPSEAEQAAAALNRLRISPKQKLFPQKVKQQQEMQRQVTNTHTRVQQTNSTFQIQCYCCGKPGHKFHQCQVRQIAYCKNCQTKGSHFTRACKKKVSQANFVEVVQDAEDEDAEDDEAVQQEEAVVNYLLKVQYNAKGKQKALHLDIPWNGKKLRMEVDTGATFSLIGYSTWLQYKSSTMEHSSSGFIVKLAA; from the exons ATGAGCGCGATTGTGACTCGCAGCAAGTCTAAAGAAGGCCCACAAGAATCGGGATCTGTGCAAGAACAacagaaagaagaaaaaagcggCGATGGAAACAGCGACGACACCTCTGTAATTGCAGCAATTCAAGAAACACAACAG GGGCCGTTGTCGTTCGAGGAGCATTGTGACCGCTGGCTAATATATTTTGAGGACGCAAATGTTACTGATGCGACGAAACAACGCAACCAGTACTTGAATTATCAAGACGACAAAATGTACGGGGTCATTAGTACCCTGTGCCTGCCGAAGAAG CAAGTCGAGCCGTCCAGCCTGGTATATCAGGATAAATTCAACAGCCGTGTGCAGAAGGAAAACGAATCGGCATCTGAATTCCTGGCGGACCTTCAGAAAATAGCAAGCAAGTGCAAGTACACGAATGCCAAGGAACAAATTCGTTCCAGACTTATTTCTGGTATGCGGTCTGAGAAGCTCAAGGAGATTCTTCTAGCcgaaaaggaagaaaaattgaccTTGGAATATGTAACACAGAAATTACTCGCTCATGAACGTGCAGAAGCGGCAACAAAAGCGTTAAGCATGCCAAGTGAAGCAgagcaagcagcagcagcactaaACCGTTTGCGAATATCACCGAAACAGAAATTATTCCCCCAGAAAGtcaagcagcagcaagagatGCAGCGACAAGTTACAAATACGCATACAAGAGTGCAGCAAACAAATTCTACATTCCAGATACAATGCTACTGCTGTGGTAAGCCAGGTCATAAATTCCACCAATGCCAAGTCAGACAGATTGCGTATTGCAAGAATTGCCAAACAAAAGGGTCTCACTTTACGAGAGCTTGCAAAAAGAAGGTTTCCCAAGCCAATTTTGTTGAAGTCGTCCAAGATGCTGAGGACGAAGATGCAGAAGACGATGAGGCGGTGCAGCAAGAAGAAGCAGTGGTGAATTACCTACTAAAAGTACAGTATAATGCAAAAGGGAAACAGAAGGCGTTACACCTAGACATACCATGGAATGGGAAAAAGCTAAGAATGGAAGTTGACACAGGGGCGACGTTCTCCCTAATTGGTTACAGTACATGGCTCCAGTATAAAAGTAGCACAATGGAGCATTCTTCGAGTGGCTTTATTGTTAAACTAGCTGCGTGA